From a single Peromyscus maniculatus bairdii isolate BWxNUB_F1_BW_parent chromosome 4, HU_Pman_BW_mat_3.1, whole genome shotgun sequence genomic region:
- the LOC102903395 gene encoding olfactory receptor 4F3/4F16/4F29-like, with the protein MEGVNQSVVSEFVFLGLTNSWNIQLFLFVFSSTFYVASMMGNSLIVFTVASDPHLHSPMYFLLANLSFIDLGISSVTSPKMICDLFRKHKVISFRGCVTQIFFIHVIGGVEMVLLIAMAFDRYVAICKPLHYLTIMSPKMCILFSVASWVVGLMHSLVQLAFVVNLPFCGPNILDSFYCDFPRFIKLACTDTYRLELLVSINSGFMSVGSFFILIISYIVILITVQKHSSSGSSKALSTLSAHVTVVVLFFGPVMFFYTWPSSSTHLDKFLAIFDAIVTPFLNPVIYTLRNQEMKMAMMRVFNQILGYRQIIKHLTCEQS; encoded by the coding sequence ATGGAAGGTGTAAATCAGTCTGTGGTGTCAGAGTTTGTGTTCCTGGGACTCACCAACTCTTGGAATATCCAACTATTCCTTTTTGTGTTCTCCTCCACATTTTATGTAGCAAGCATGATGGGAAACTCCCTCATCGTGTTCACTGTGGCTTCTGACCCTCACTTACACTCTCCCATGTACTTTCTGTTGGCTAACCTCTCCTTCATTGATTTGGGTATTTCTTCTGTCACTTCCCCCAAGATGATTTGTGACCTGTTCAGAAAGCATAAAGTCATCTCCTTTAGAGGTTGTGTCACTCAGATCTTCTTCATCCATGTCATTGGTGGTGTGGAGATGGTGTTGCTCATAGCAATGGCCTTTGACAGATATGTAGCCATATGTAAGCCTCTCCATTACTTGACCATTATGAGCCCAAAGATGTGCATCTTGTTTTCAGTGGCCTCCTGGGTGGTTGGTCTTATGCACTCTCTGGTTCAACTGGCTTTTGTAGTAAACTTACCATTCTGTGGACCAAATATATTGGACAGCTTCTACTGTGACTTTCCTCGGTTCATCAAACTTgcttgcacagacacatacagactaGAATTACTGGTCTCAATCAATAGTGGATTTATGTCAGTGGGCTCCTTCTTCATACTGATCATTTCCTATATTGTCATCTTAATCACTGTACAAAAACACTCTTCAAGTGGCTCCTCCAAGGCTCTGTCCACACTCTCTGCTCATGTGACTGTGGTGGTCTTATTCTTTGGTCCTGTGATGTTCTTCTATACATGGCCTTCTTCTTCCACACACTTGGATAAATTTCTGGCCATATTTGATGCAATTGTCACTCCATTTCTGAACCCTGTGATCTATACATTGAGGAACCAAGAAATGAAAATGGCAATGATGAGAGTATTTAACCAGATACTGGGTTATAGACAAATAATTAAACATTTGACCTGTGAACAATCTTAA